Part of the Polyangiaceae bacterium genome, GAGCGCAGGCGCCAGCGGTCCGTTGCTCGGGGCGCTCTTGCTCACGGAGTCGGAGGCGCTGCGCTGGGGCGGCGAGCTCGAAGCCGCGCTCTCGGCTCTCGAAGCAGGCCTCGCGCTCCTCCCCAGCGGCACGCCCCGTTGGTGCCACGGAGTCGCCGAGCAGGCGCTCCTGCTCCAGCGACTCGGTCGCGGCGACGCGCTGCCGAGCCTGGGGCGCTCGCTGCTGGGACGCTCGGTGCGAGACGCTCCGAGCGACGCCCTCGCCTACGCACTGGTGCGCACCGCTCTGTTCTGCCTCTTGTCCGGGCACGGCGCGCTGGCCGAGGAGCTGGCAAGCGCAGCGGCTCACGCCGAACGCGCCGGCGTCGACGTGGAGCCCGGAACCCGGGCCCAGAGCCGCGTGTTTCGCGCGCTCGCCGCGCTGTATCGCGGCGACTTCTCGACCTACCTCCGCGAGGAGCTCGCGGCGCGGCAGCACTTCGAAGAGGCGGGAGACGCCCGGCGTGCGCTCAACGAGTCCGGGAGCATCGGCTTCGCCCAGATGGAGCTCGGCAGCTACCACGAGGCCGAAGCGACCCTGAAGGAAGCGCTCGAGCGGGCGGAGCAGCTGGGCCTCGAGCACGTGAAGGCTGCGTCGTGGCACAACTTGGGCTTGGTGTACGCTCGGCTGGGTCGCTTCGACGAGGCCAAGAGCACCGAGGAGAGGTCGCTCGCAGTCTTCCGCGCGCAGAGCGATCGCCGACTGGAGGGCGCTGCGCTGACCTACCTCGCCGAGATCGCGCTCCTGGCTGGCGACTTTGCCGAGGCGGAGCGGGTCGCGAGGGAAGCGCTCGAGTTGGTGAGCCGAGTCGCGCCGCCCATCGAGCCTCTGGCTCAAGGCATCCTGGCAGCCGCGCGCCTCGCGCTCGGGGATCGGGTCGAAGCGCTCGCGCACGCCGAGGCGGCGATGCGCCGGGTGACTGCGGGCGCCATCGAGGCGGGAGAGGCGCTGATCCGACTGGTGCACGCCGACGCGCTCGAGGCCGGCGGACGCCAGGCGGAAGCGGCCGCGGCGCGCGCCGAAGCGAAGCGTGAGCTGCTCGAACGCGCCGGCCGCATCGAAGATCCGGCGGCGAGGCAGCGTTTTCTGGAGAACGTTCCGGAGCACGCGCGCACCCTCGCGCGATGCTAGATCCCTGGTGAGCTCGCGTCAGACGCGCAAGAGAAGAGCCCGCGCCAAGACTCAGGCGAGCGCGGCCGCCGCCGCGTCCACCCCGTTCCTGAAGATCGCCAGGCCCGCGCCCTCGCTGGGCGCTTCACCCAGCGCTCGGCGCCGCGCCCAGTCGGGATGGTGGAACGGATAGAGGAAGGCGTCGGGGTGCGGCATCAGCCCGAAGAGCCGCCCCGAAGGATCGCAGATGCCCGCGATGGCGTCCGGCGAGCCGTTGGGGTTCGCCGGCCAGTCCTGCGTCGGCGCGCCATCCGGACCGAGGTAGCGCGCGACCACCTGGTGCTGTTCTCGGAGCAGCGCCAGCGTCTGCTCCGACGCGAGGAACTTCCCCTCGCCGTGTCGCGCCGGGAGGTCCATGCGCCCGAGCCCGCGCGTCCACAAGCACGGCGACGCGCTGTCGAAGCCCAGACTCACCCAGGCGTCGCGATAGCCGGGCCGGTCGTTGGGCGCGAGCGTGGCGCGGGGCGTGCGGTAGTCGCCGTCGAGCCCCGGCAGCAGGCCGAGCCGCGTCATGGTCTGAAAACCGTTGCACACCCCGAGCGCCAGCCCGCCGCGCGAGATGAACTCCAGCAACTGGTCGTAGAGGCGATAGCGGATCTTGTTGGCGAACACGAAGCCAGCGCCCAGGTGGTCACCGAAGGCGAAGCCCCCGATGAACGCCAGCACCGGGAACTCCGCCAGGCGCCGCGGAGCCGTGCCCTGGAGCAGGTCGAGCAGGTGCACGCGCTCGGGGCGCGCCCCGGCCAATCGGAACGCCGCCTCCGTCTCGGCCTCGCAGTTCAGTCCCAGGCCCGTCAGTACCAGCACGCGCACCTCGCGCCGCAGGCGGTCCTTCTCGGCCGCGGGCAGGCCGTCGAAGAGCGCGAGGTCGTCGGCGAGCTTCTTCACGCCGCACCTCCCAGCGTGCGCTTGAACGCCGCCTCGAGCGCCCCGACCTCCACGTCGCAGAGCAGCGCCCCGCCTCTCCGGATCACCACGCGGGGTGCAGCCGAGACGCCGCCGATGCGGCGACACGCCGTCCCGGACATCCGGGCCTCGAAGTCCGCGGCCGCGCTCGGCACGATCGTCACGACCAGGCGCCCCACGGACTCGCTGAACAGCGCCACGTCCGGAGCCAAGGCGTCGAGATCGGGCGCCGCCGCGAGATCGACGTCGAGCCCGAGCTTCGCCGCGATCGCCATGCGCCCGAGGGCCAGGCCCAGGCCCCCCTTGGCGGGCACGGCCACCGAACGCACCAGGCCAGCGCGGATGGAGGACTCGAGCGCGCGGTAGAGCGGGCGCGTCGCCTCGAGATCGAGCAGCGGGACCTTCATGCCCACGAACGGCGCCGGCTGTCCGAGCGCCGGGTGCTGGCCCGCGCGCTCTCCCCGGTAGCGGTAGTACTCGCTGCCACCGGTCTCGTCGCGGGTCGTGCCGAGCAGGTAGACGAGATCCCCCGCGAGCTTCGGCTCCAGGGTCAGCGCGGTGTTCACGTCGTCGATGCGCCCGATGGCCGACACCAGCAGCGTGGGCGGCACGCTGATCTTCACGCCGCCCATGCGCGAGTCGTTCTTCATCGAGTCCTTGCCCGAGATCAACGGGGCGCCGTAGGCGACCGCCGCTTCGTACAGACCCCGACAGGCCCGCACCAACTGCGCCATCTTGTACTCGCCGTCGGGGTTGTCGGCGGAGGCGACCGGATCGGGCCAGCAGAAGTTGTCGAGCAGCGCGATGCGGTCGAGCCGAGCGCCCGCTGCCAGCTGCTTGCGCACGGCCTCGTCCACCACCGCCCGCGCCATCGCGTGGCAGTCGATGTCCGAGTAGAAGGGGTTCACGCCCTCGGAGAGCACGTAACCCGAGAGCGAGCCGTGGCGCACGAGGAACACGCTGGCCTCGGCCGGCACGTCGGCGGCGACGCCCACGAAGGGCTTCACCACCGTCAGGCCCTTCACCTCGTGGTCGTAGTGCCGCGCCTTCTCCTCGTTCGAGCACACGTTCAAGCGCCCGATCAGCTCGGTGAGGGTCGCGCCCAGATCGACCGGCGGCGGGTCGTCCGGCTCGGCGAAGCGCGGCGGCACCCAGCGCGCGGTCAGGTCGAGATCCGGATCCCCTTCGTGCAGGAAGGTCATGTCGAGGAGACCGATGGTCTCGCCTCGGAATCTAACCTCGAGATTGCCGCTATCCGTGAACTCTCCGATGACCGTGGCCTCGACCTCGCGCCGGGCGGCCAGCTCCAGGAGCGCTCCGACCTGATCCGGCGCCACGGCCAGAGTCATGCGCTCCTGCGCTTCGCTGAGCAGGATCTCCCAGGGCGCGAGCCCGGCGTACTTGAGCGGCGCCTGCTCCAGATCGAGCCGGGCTCCACCGGGCTTTTCGGCCATTTCGCCCACGCTCGACGAGAGGCCGCCCGCGCCGTTGTCGGTGATGGCGCGGTACAGGCCCCGATCGCGCGCTTCGAGCAGGAAGTCGAACATGCGCTTCTGCGTGATGGGATCGCCGATCTGCACCGCCTGGATCGGGGCGCTCTCGTCCAGCGCCGCCGAAGAGAACGTCGCGCCATGGATACCGTCGGCGCCGATGCGCCCGCCGACCATCACGATGGCGTCGCCGGGCTCCGCGCCCTTCTCGTGCCCCGGCCGACCCGCGATGGTCACCGGCAGCGCGCCGACCGTGCCGCAGAACACCAGAGGCTTGCCCAAGAAGCGACTGTCGAAGAGCTCCCAGCCGCGCCCGTACGGAATGCCACTCTGATTGCCACCGTCGATCACGCCGCGATGGACCCCGTCGCGAATGCGGCGCGGGTGGAGCAGTCCTTTGGGCAGCGGCCCGGCGTGGAACGGTGACGCGAAGCAGTAGCCCCAGACGTTGCTCAGGAGCTCGGCGCCGAGGCCTGTGCCGAAGGGATCGCGGTTCACGCCGACGATTCCGGTGATGGCCCCGCCGTAAGGATCGAGGGCGGACGGCGAGTTGTGTGTCTCGACCTTGTAGACCAGGTGGTGCTGCTCGTCGTGCTCGACCACGCCGGCGTTGTCGTGGAACACGGACACGAGCCAGCTCTTGCCCTCGCGCTCGACGAGCGCGCGCTCCACGGCTTCCGTGGTGCCTCGGACGAAGGCCTTGAAGATGGAGCGAATGGTCTCCGGCGCCCCGTCCCCTTCGCGGTAGGTGACCGTGGCGTTGAAGATCTTGTGCTTGCAGTGCTCGCTCCAGGTCTGCGCCAGGCACTCGAGCTCGACGTCCGTCGGCTGCTCGGAGAGGCCAGCGCGCTTTCGCGCCTCGCCGGCCGCCTGCGCCCGGAAATGGTCGCGGATCGCCCGCATTTCTGCCAAAGACAGCGAGAGGAGCTTCTGCTTGCTCAGACGCTCGAGCTCCGCGTCGCTGCCGGAGAGGTCGATGCGAGCGACCCGCGGCGTGTCGTGGCTCTGCACCCGCGGCACGGACAGGTCCGGGGCCGACGCGCGCCACTCGTCGTGGGACTCGATGCGCGTGGTCTGGATCACCGGGTTCGCCAAGAGCTCGAGCGCGATGCGCTCCGCCTGCCCGCGGTCCACTCCGTCCACCAGGTAGAGCGTCGAGGTGTAGACCGCGGCGGCGTCGGGCAGCTTGCGACCCAGGGTGTCCTCGACCGCCACCTTGGCGCTCTTGCCCACGGGATCGGTGACGCCCGGCTTGAAGCCGACGGAGAGTGCCCAGTCGAAGCGCTCGCCCTCCAGCCGCCCGAGGGCGCCCACCTGAAGCACCGGATCGGTCAGCTCCGCCCGGACCTTCTCCGCCTCGGCCGAGCTCAGGTCGCCGCTGATGCAGTAGACATCCCGGGTGCGCACGCGCGCTACCGGGATGCCCAGGAAGCTCCTCACGGTCTCGGCGACCCCCGCGCCGCGGGCGTCAGGCAGCTCGGGACGGACGGCGACTTCGATGCGAAAGACGGGCTCGGTCGTCATCGATGGCGCGGAGCCTAACACTTTCGCCCCGGGCGTTGGCGGCGTCGGCAAACCCCAGGAAAACCCACGTTTTGGGGCGCGCTGCGTGCTGCCAGGTCCACCGTCGCGTTTCGGCGTGGCGCGTGGTTGGCAAGCCCTGCCATCCGTCACACACCTCCCAATTGGGAGGTGTGTCTCGACTTGAGGCCGCACGCGGGAGCCGCCATCATGAGAGCGTGCAAATACCCGTCGCTGCGATGGCCTCGCAACTCCACGAGGTCGCAGTGGATCCCCAGCGCTGGAGCTCGGTCCTCCAGGCCGTGGGCGGAGCGTTCGACGGCTTGGCGTGCGGCCTCCGGTTCGAGGACGCAGACAAGCAGGTTCATCAGGTGTGGTGGGGCCTGCCCGCCGCGTTCGAGCGCGCCTACCTGGACCACTTCCACCAGCACGACCCTTGGATGCCCGGCGCTCGGAGCCTCCCGCTCGGGCGCTGCGTTCCCAGCCAGGCGCTCGTTCCCGACGAAGTCCTGAAGCGCTCGGAGTTTTATCGTGACCTGCTCAGACCCCATGGGCTGCGAGAGATCGTCGGTGGGGTGGTCGAGAAGTCGACATCCGGCATCACCACCTTCGCGGTGATGCGTGCCGACGGGGCGCGCTGCTTCGACGCCATCGACGCAGCCCAGCTCGACGCGCTCATCCCGCGTTTTCGCCAGGCGATCTGGGTCGAACGCCAGCTGGCGGAGCTCGAGACCGCAGGGCTCCAAGGAAGACCGAACCTGACTCGCGTCGGTCTGTTCGTGCTGGACTCGTCTGGGCGGATCGCGTCGGCCAATCCCACAGCCGAGCACCTGCTGCGTGCCGGCGATGCGCTCTGCTCCCGTTCTGGTGAGCTCCACGCCGTCTGCCCCATCAGCGACGCGGAGCTGTCGCGCGGCGTTCGTGGGGCGGTTCCAAGTGCCGAGGAGCACCCCGGCCCGGCCCGGGCCCTCCTCGCGATCCAGCGCTCGTCGGGGCCCGCGCTGGTCGCCAGTATCTCGCCGTTGACGGAGGCCGTGTCGTCGAAGCGAATCCCGGGCCCGCGGCCAGCGGTCTTGGTCTTGGTTCACGACCCCGTCGCCCCCATCGACCTGCTCGCCGTGGAGGCGGCGCTCAGGAGCCTGTATCGCCTGACGCCCGCCGAGGCGCGGGTCGCCGCGCTCGTGGGCTCCGGCCACTCGCCGGCCCAGACGGCGGCGCGGCTGAAGATCACACCCGGCACCACGCGCTTCCAGCTGAAGCAGGTCTACGCGCGAACCGGCGTGGACGGCCAGCGCGGACTGGTACGCCTCGTCTCCTTCCTCGCCGGACTCTGAACCTCCCACCCGAGAGATGCGCGCAAGCGCTCCCCCGAGACAAGCTCGAGCAGATGAAGCGAGCATTGTTGGTCTCGTGCGCGGTCTACCTGTGCGCCTGCGGCTCCGACGACG contains:
- a CDS encoding phosphoribosylformylglycinamidine synthase subunit PurQ, with amino-acid sequence MRREVRVLVLTGLGLNCEAETEAAFRLAGARPERVHLLDLLQGTAPRRLAEFPVLAFIGGFAFGDHLGAGFVFANKIRYRLYDQLLEFISRGGLALGVCNGFQTMTRLGLLPGLDGDYRTPRATLAPNDRPGYRDAWVSLGFDSASPCLWTRGLGRMDLPARHGEGKFLASEQTLALLREQHQVVARYLGPDGAPTQDWPANPNGSPDAIAGICDPSGRLFGLMPHPDAFLYPFHHPDWARRRALGEAPSEGAGLAIFRNGVDAAAAALA
- a CDS encoding phosphoribosylformylglycinamidine synthase; amino-acid sequence: MTTEPVFRIEVAVRPELPDARGAGVAETVRSFLGIPVARVRTRDVYCISGDLSSAEAEKVRAELTDPVLQVGALGRLEGERFDWALSVGFKPGVTDPVGKSAKVAVEDTLGRKLPDAAAVYTSTLYLVDGVDRGQAERIALELLANPVIQTTRIESHDEWRASAPDLSVPRVQSHDTPRVARIDLSGSDAELERLSKQKLLSLSLAEMRAIRDHFRAQAAGEARKRAGLSEQPTDVELECLAQTWSEHCKHKIFNATVTYREGDGAPETIRSIFKAFVRGTTEAVERALVEREGKSWLVSVFHDNAGVVEHDEQHHLVYKVETHNSPSALDPYGGAITGIVGVNRDPFGTGLGAELLSNVWGYCFASPFHAGPLPKGLLHPRRIRDGVHRGVIDGGNQSGIPYGRGWELFDSRFLGKPLVFCGTVGALPVTIAGRPGHEKGAEPGDAIVMVGGRIGADGIHGATFSSAALDESAPIQAVQIGDPITQKRMFDFLLEARDRGLYRAITDNGAGGLSSSVGEMAEKPGGARLDLEQAPLKYAGLAPWEILLSEAQERMTLAVAPDQVGALLELAARREVEATVIGEFTDSGNLEVRFRGETIGLLDMTFLHEGDPDLDLTARWVPPRFAEPDDPPPVDLGATLTELIGRLNVCSNEEKARHYDHEVKGLTVVKPFVGVAADVPAEASVFLVRHGSLSGYVLSEGVNPFYSDIDCHAMARAVVDEAVRKQLAAGARLDRIALLDNFCWPDPVASADNPDGEYKMAQLVRACRGLYEAAVAYGAPLISGKDSMKNDSRMGGVKISVPPTLLVSAIGRIDDVNTALTLEPKLAGDLVYLLGTTRDETGGSEYYRYRGERAGQHPALGQPAPFVGMKVPLLDLEATRPLYRALESSIRAGLVRSVAVPAKGGLGLALGRMAIAAKLGLDVDLAAAPDLDALAPDVALFSESVGRLVVTIVPSAAADFEARMSGTACRRIGGVSAAPRVVIRRGGALLCDVEVGALEAAFKRTLGGAA
- a CDS encoding helix-turn-helix transcriptional regulator, coding for MASQLHEVAVDPQRWSSVLQAVGGAFDGLACGLRFEDADKQVHQVWWGLPAAFERAYLDHFHQHDPWMPGARSLPLGRCVPSQALVPDEVLKRSEFYRDLLRPHGLREIVGGVVEKSTSGITTFAVMRADGARCFDAIDAAQLDALIPRFRQAIWVERQLAELETAGLQGRPNLTRVGLFVLDSSGRIASANPTAEHLLRAGDALCSRSGELHAVCPISDAELSRGVRGAVPSAEEHPGPARALLAIQRSSGPALVASISPLTEAVSSKRIPGPRPAVLVLVHDPVAPIDLLAVEAALRSLYRLTPAEARVAALVGSGHSPAQTAARLKITPGTTRFQLKQVYARTGVDGQRGLVRLVSFLAGL